A window of Haloarchaeobius litoreus contains these coding sequences:
- a CDS encoding preprotein translocase subunit SecD produces MNVRENWRVILLAIMLVSSGVVLFVPGVVGGSGDSGQISNLQYGIQLDGGTRLRAPVVGMTAEDVSFAGQDQGQARQAMADNLSVPTRDVYFQVNRETGVGTVEVFNDSVSETEFATVLNQVGFRTSDDGQFGEGDIRDGVTADTRQQIVDTLDQKLAESGLTAGSARVATTPQGQNYIVVEAPNQGAEELERLVAQRGSVELVARYPGDNGTMQETTLVTREGIDSIGSPEPGDSSPYQVPVVLNQEGAERFTRVLNENEFTTTGAGSTACGGAEKNDRGYCLLTVVDGEVASSHSLAPSFADIIRANEFSDDPRFVMGAQSRGEAETIAVGLRAGSLRAPLDTEGRQVYTLEPALADRFKVNSLITGIIAVLAVSGVVYLRYGEPRVAVPMVLTALAEVVLLLAFVSAVRLPLDLSHIAGLIAVIGTGVDDLIIIADEVMAEGDVNSARVFQSRFRKAFWVIGAAAATTIIAMAPLAVLSLGDLRGFAIVTILGVLIGVLVTRPAYGDILRWLSVEK; encoded by the coding sequence ATGAACGTCCGCGAGAACTGGCGGGTCATCCTGCTCGCCATCATGCTCGTCTCGAGCGGCGTCGTCCTGTTCGTGCCCGGCGTCGTCGGTGGCTCGGGCGACAGCGGGCAGATATCGAACCTCCAGTACGGCATCCAGCTCGACGGTGGGACGCGACTGCGCGCCCCGGTCGTCGGGATGACCGCGGAGGACGTGAGCTTCGCGGGGCAGGACCAGGGCCAGGCCAGACAGGCGATGGCCGACAACCTGAGCGTCCCGACACGGGACGTCTACTTCCAGGTGAACCGGGAGACGGGTGTCGGCACCGTCGAGGTGTTCAACGACTCGGTCAGCGAGACCGAGTTCGCGACCGTGCTGAACCAGGTCGGCTTCCGGACCAGCGACGACGGGCAGTTCGGCGAGGGCGACATCCGCGACGGCGTGACCGCCGACACCCGCCAGCAGATCGTCGACACGCTCGACCAGAAGCTCGCGGAGTCCGGCCTCACCGCGGGGTCGGCACGCGTCGCGACGACGCCGCAGGGCCAGAACTACATCGTCGTCGAGGCCCCGAACCAGGGTGCCGAGGAGCTGGAGCGGCTGGTCGCCCAGCGCGGCTCGGTCGAGCTCGTCGCGCGGTATCCGGGCGACAACGGGACGATGCAGGAGACGACGCTGGTCACCCGCGAAGGGATCGACAGCATCGGGAGTCCGGAGCCGGGCGATAGCAGCCCCTATCAGGTTCCGGTCGTGCTGAATCAGGAGGGTGCCGAGCGGTTCACGCGCGTGCTGAACGAGAACGAATTCACCACGACGGGCGCCGGATCGACGGCCTGTGGCGGTGCGGAGAAGAACGACCGCGGCTACTGTCTGCTGACGGTCGTCGACGGCGAGGTCGCGTCCTCGCACTCGCTCGCCCCGAGCTTCGCCGACATCATCCGGGCGAACGAGTTCTCCGACGACCCCCGCTTCGTGATGGGTGCACAGAGCCGCGGCGAGGCCGAGACCATCGCGGTCGGCCTGCGCGCCGGCTCGCTGCGCGCGCCGCTCGACACGGAGGGTCGCCAGGTGTACACGCTCGAACCCGCGCTCGCCGACCGCTTCAAGGTGAACTCGCTCATCACGGGTATCATCGCGGTGCTCGCGGTCAGCGGTGTCGTCTACCTGCGCTACGGCGAACCGCGCGTCGCGGTGCCGATGGTGCTGACGGCGCTGGCGGAGGTCGTGCTCCTGCTCGCGTTCGTCTCCGCGGTCAGACTGCCGCTCGACCTGTCGCACATCGCCGGACTCATCGCCGTCATCGGGACGGGGGTGGACGACCTCATCATCATCGCCGACGAGGTGATGGCCGAGGGTGACGTGAACTCCGCACGGGTGTTCCAGTCGCGCTTCCGCAAGGCGTTCTGGGTCATCGGTGCGGCCGCGGCGACGACCATCATCGCGATGGCGCCGCTGGCGGTGCTGAGTCTCGGCGACCTGCGCGGATTCGCCATCGTCACCATCCTCGGCGTGCTCATCGGGGTGCTCGTCACCCGGCCGGCCTACGGTGACATCCTGCGCTGGCTGTCGGTCGAGAAGTAG
- the gatD gene encoding Glu-tRNA(Gln) amidotransferase subunit GatD translates to MNPGDRVRVERADREYEGVLLPSSTGDQLVVKLDGGYNVGIEREGAETEVLESDVYQIDSAGEESDSSAVEFDEDLPTIALISTGGTIASTVDYRTGAVTARFDAEDVLRAVPDLAGRANYRGRVVANILSENMEVPIWQDLAEAVHEEIEAGADGVVVMHGTDTMQFSASALAFMLDTPVPVVFTGSQRSADRPSSDNVMNAVCAVEAAKADAAEVMVCMHATESDDVCALHRGTRVRKNHTSRRDAFETVGAEPLGIVDYDTETVEFRGEYDERGATDLDVEPALAEDVELVKFTPGMDPAFFDCCEGKSGLVIEGTGLGHVHSDRIDQLESLVDDGTTVVMTSQCIDGRVCDRVYDTGRDLLDAGVVEGEDMLPGTAKVKLMWALANADDVARTMRTPLAGEISEQSRPWNA, encoded by the coding sequence ATGAACCCAGGCGACCGCGTCCGCGTCGAACGCGCGGACAGAGAGTACGAGGGCGTGCTGCTCCCGTCGTCGACCGGCGACCAGCTCGTCGTGAAGCTGGACGGCGGCTACAACGTCGGCATCGAGCGCGAGGGGGCGGAGACCGAGGTGCTGGAGTCGGACGTGTACCAGATCGATTCGGCGGGCGAGGAGTCCGACTCCTCGGCCGTCGAGTTCGACGAGGACCTGCCGACCATCGCGCTCATCTCGACCGGCGGGACCATCGCGTCGACGGTGGACTACCGGACCGGCGCGGTGACGGCGCGCTTCGACGCGGAGGACGTGCTGCGGGCGGTCCCGGACCTGGCGGGCCGGGCGAACTACCGGGGTCGGGTCGTCGCGAACATCCTCTCGGAGAACATGGAGGTGCCCATCTGGCAGGACCTCGCCGAGGCCGTCCACGAGGAGATCGAGGCCGGCGCGGACGGCGTCGTCGTCATGCACGGCACCGACACGATGCAGTTCTCGGCGTCGGCGCTCGCGTTCATGCTGGACACGCCGGTCCCCGTCGTCTTCACGGGCAGCCAGCGCTCCGCGGACCGGCCGTCCTCGGACAACGTGATGAACGCGGTCTGTGCCGTCGAGGCGGCCAAAGCGGACGCCGCGGAGGTCATGGTCTGCATGCACGCGACAGAGAGCGACGACGTCTGTGCGCTCCACCGCGGGACGCGCGTCAGGAAGAACCACACCTCGCGCCGCGACGCCTTCGAGACGGTCGGCGCGGAGCCGCTCGGCATCGTCGACTACGACACCGAGACCGTCGAGTTCCGCGGCGAGTACGACGAACGCGGCGCGACCGACCTCGACGTCGAGCCGGCCCTCGCCGAGGACGTCGAGCTGGTGAAGTTCACACCCGGCATGGACCCCGCGTTCTTCGACTGCTGTGAAGGGAAGTCCGGCCTCGTCATCGAGGGCACCGGGCTCGGGCACGTCCACAGCGACCGCATCGACCAGCTGGAGTCGCTCGTCGACGACGGCACGACGGTCGTGATGACCAGCCAGTGCATCGATGGCCGGGTCTGCGACCGGGTGTACGACACCGGGCGCGACCTGCTCGACGCCGGCGTCGTCGAGGGCGAGGACATGCTCCCCGGCACCGCGAAGGTGAAGCTGATGTGGGCGCTCGCGAACGCCGACGACGTGGCGAGGACGATGCGGACCCCGCTCGCCGGCGAGATATCCGAACAGTCGCGGCCGTGGAACGCGTGA
- a CDS encoding GNAT family N-acetyltransferase → MDLDRREDVTYRRATPEDYDDVVAFTSDTWADRDGSDYIPRIYHDWIEDEEEYEEQFTCVAAVDGTVVSIAQTVLLSEREAWCQGMRTHPDYRGVGIGLELTHEMWDWAREQGATVARNMVFSWNVMGLGHSRGVGFEPETEFRWLEPDPDADAEGSLDTTDDPSAAWTYWTDSAAREHLNGVGLAMDESWAVAELTPALFERAADETMLAAVTSSTGTRGVTYRVRDYEREDDDGETFRFAEYGVAAWDDVEAAGTLVAAIERDAAELGADRVRVLIPETVDYVSDGSLLRAGISDEPDFVMAADLTADYRANHG, encoded by the coding sequence ATGGACCTCGACCGCCGGGAGGACGTCACCTACCGCCGCGCCACGCCGGAGGACTACGACGACGTGGTCGCGTTCACCAGCGACACCTGGGCGGACCGCGACGGGAGCGACTACATCCCGCGCATCTACCACGACTGGATCGAGGACGAGGAGGAGTACGAAGAGCAGTTCACCTGTGTCGCCGCGGTCGACGGCACCGTGGTCTCCATCGCCCAGACCGTCCTCCTCTCCGAGCGCGAGGCATGGTGCCAGGGGATGCGCACCCACCCCGACTACCGCGGCGTCGGCATCGGTCTCGAACTCACCCACGAGATGTGGGACTGGGCCCGCGAGCAGGGCGCGACCGTCGCCCGGAACATGGTGTTCTCGTGGAACGTCATGGGGCTGGGCCACTCACGCGGCGTCGGCTTCGAACCCGAGACGGAGTTCCGCTGGCTCGAACCCGACCCCGACGCGGACGCCGAGGGCTCCCTCGACACCACCGACGACCCGAGCGCGGCGTGGACCTACTGGACCGACTCCGCAGCGCGCGAGCACCTGAACGGCGTCGGCCTCGCGATGGACGAGTCCTGGGCCGTCGCAGAGCTCACTCCCGCCCTGTTCGAGCGCGCGGCCGACGAGACGATGCTCGCGGCCGTCACCTCCTCGACGGGGACCCGCGGCGTCACCTACCGCGTCCGCGACTACGAGCGCGAGGACGACGACGGCGAGACGTTCCGCTTCGCCGAGTACGGCGTCGCCGCGTGGGACGACGTCGAGGCGGCCGGAACGCTCGTCGCCGCCATCGAACGCGACGCCGCCGAACTCGGTGCCGACCGGGTCCGCGTGCTCATCCCGGAGACCGTCGACTACGTCAGCGACGGCTCGCTGCTCCGCGCCGGTATCTCGGACGAACCCGACTTCGTGATGGCCGCGGACCTGACCGCCGACTACCGCGCGAACCACGGGTAG
- a CDS encoding potassium channel family protein produces the protein MAPLPVEVLYGIYLGLLTGIIPALVSGSLGFLFKYVTGVTLPGLGVVVLSVAIAGINGGLMGLLDPTVSSSPRLLVAVVIIMMLSLWAHSQGDKLGASMPKRVTLASLRRRNISADVVDIVGGVGKVTLQPAGPVRDMEGYPPLPADLRETLGEGSWAFPADLPLAELESRLADRLRTEYDLADVAVTLDTQGRATIAAAPPASGLSRRIPPGKRAVSVTTLLPTGAARGDSVVVRTGETRVAGTLLSAKSDGSPAPAPPKPDPDDGVATDGGTDDGPAPPPTAPTTTGGEGRLTAAVTREQARTLLNVDRAQVAVTSRGTRREFELVSLLRRSGRRFRKVSVRADGPLDGVTIGEATIRDSYDVTVLALRHPSDETSGNRSWSFSPRGDAELTAGDELFVVGRQPALVAFTEAVA, from the coding sequence ATGGCGCCGCTTCCCGTCGAAGTCCTCTACGGCATCTATCTCGGCCTGCTCACGGGCATCATCCCCGCGCTCGTCTCTGGGTCGCTCGGCTTCCTGTTCAAGTACGTGACCGGTGTCACCCTCCCCGGACTCGGGGTGGTGGTGCTCTCCGTTGCCATCGCCGGCATCAACGGCGGGCTGATGGGGCTGCTGGACCCCACGGTGTCGAGTTCGCCCCGTCTGCTCGTCGCGGTCGTCATCATCATGATGCTCTCGCTGTGGGCCCACAGCCAGGGCGACAAGCTCGGCGCGTCGATGCCCAAGCGGGTGACGCTCGCGTCGCTCCGTCGTCGCAACATCTCCGCGGACGTGGTCGACATCGTCGGCGGCGTCGGCAAGGTCACGCTCCAGCCGGCCGGTCCGGTCCGCGACATGGAGGGCTACCCGCCGCTGCCCGCGGACCTCCGCGAGACGCTCGGCGAGGGCTCGTGGGCGTTCCCGGCGGACCTGCCGCTGGCCGAACTGGAGAGCCGGCTCGCCGACCGCCTCCGGACGGAGTACGACCTCGCGGACGTCGCGGTGACGCTCGACACGCAGGGCCGGGCGACCATCGCGGCCGCCCCGCCGGCGAGTGGGCTCTCCCGGCGCATCCCGCCGGGCAAGCGCGCGGTGTCGGTCACGACGCTGCTGCCGACCGGTGCGGCCCGCGGGGACTCGGTCGTCGTCCGAACCGGTGAGACGCGCGTCGCGGGGACGCTCCTGAGTGCGAAGAGCGACGGCTCGCCCGCGCCGGCTCCGCCGAAGCCGGATCCCGACGACGGCGTGGCGACCGACGGGGGAACCGACGACGGTCCGGCCCCCCCACCGACCGCCCCGACGACGACCGGGGGGGAGGGGCGACTCACGGCCGCGGTCACCCGCGAGCAGGCCCGGACGCTGCTCAACGTGGACCGGGCGCAGGTCGCAGTGACCTCGCGTGGCACCCGCCGCGAGTTCGAGCTCGTCTCGCTGCTCAGGCGCTCGGGACGGCGCTTCCGGAAGGTGTCCGTCCGCGCCGACGGCCCGCTCGACGGCGTCACCATCGGCGAGGCGACCATCCGGGACAGCTACGACGTGACCGTCCTCGCGCTCCGGCACCCGTCCGACGAGACCAGCGGCAACCGGTCGTGGTCGTTCTCGCCACGTGGCGACGCCGAGCTCACGGCGGGTGACGAGCTGTTCGTCGTCGGCCGGCAGCCCGCGCTCGTCGCGTTCACGGAGGCGGTGGCGTGA
- a CDS encoding tRNA pseudouridine(54/55) synthase Pus10 translates to MNDFDDAVRAMLATGPVCDACLGRPFADRSFGLTNAERGKGLRVSLALAADEPYEPVDPEECWVCEGLCGRFDEYAELVADGLADIEFETYQVGTRAPPLVEENDRLLREDAGLDPDAGELFKSEFNREVGKRVGRLTDTEVDFERPDVLALVNLDAAAEEPSSHAVEVQVNPAFVYGRYRKLERDIPQTEWPCRECGGSGVQLGDDGEEPCDHCGGSGYLYDMSVEEHVTPHVLDAMDGDEALFHGAGREDVDALMLGTGRPFVAEVKRPRSRDPDVEALQRRINEDAAGAVEVEDLRLATHEMVERVKELDASKTYRAEVEFDDPVDADALADAVATLSGTTVRQHTPHRVDHRRAKLDRERTVYEISADLDDDSHATVDVHGEGGLYIKELISGDEGRTEPSLAGLLGVEATVTALDVLAVEGEDEPFDDPDYLR, encoded by the coding sequence ATGAACGACTTCGACGACGCGGTCCGGGCGATGCTGGCGACCGGACCGGTCTGTGACGCCTGCCTCGGGCGGCCCTTCGCGGACCGCAGCTTCGGGCTGACGAACGCCGAGCGGGGCAAGGGACTGCGCGTCTCGCTCGCGCTGGCCGCGGACGAGCCGTACGAGCCGGTCGACCCCGAGGAGTGCTGGGTCTGCGAGGGCCTCTGTGGCCGCTTCGACGAGTACGCGGAGCTCGTCGCCGACGGTCTCGCGGACATCGAGTTCGAGACGTACCAGGTGGGCACGCGCGCGCCGCCCCTGGTCGAGGAGAACGACCGCCTGCTGCGCGAGGACGCCGGGCTCGACCCGGACGCGGGCGAGCTGTTCAAGAGCGAGTTCAACCGCGAGGTCGGCAAGCGCGTCGGTCGCCTGACCGACACCGAGGTCGACTTCGAGCGCCCGGACGTGCTCGCGCTGGTGAACCTCGACGCGGCCGCCGAGGAGCCCTCCAGCCACGCCGTCGAGGTGCAGGTCAACCCGGCGTTCGTCTACGGTCGCTACCGCAAGCTGGAGCGCGACATCCCCCAGACGGAGTGGCCCTGCCGGGAGTGCGGCGGCTCCGGCGTCCAGCTCGGCGACGACGGCGAGGAGCCCTGCGACCACTGCGGCGGCTCGGGCTACCTCTACGACATGAGCGTCGAGGAGCACGTCACGCCGCACGTCCTCGACGCGATGGACGGCGACGAGGCGCTGTTCCACGGCGCGGGCCGCGAGGACGTCGACGCACTCATGCTCGGCACGGGTCGGCCGTTCGTCGCGGAGGTCAAACGGCCCCGGAGCCGCGACCCCGACGTTGAGGCACTCCAGCGGCGCATCAACGAGGACGCCGCCGGCGCAGTCGAGGTCGAGGACCTCCGGCTCGCCACCCACGAGATGGTCGAACGCGTGAAAGAGCTCGACGCCTCGAAGACCTACCGCGCCGAGGTCGAGTTCGACGACCCCGTCGACGCCGACGCGCTCGCCGACGCCGTCGCCACGCTCTCCGGGACCACCGTGCGCCAGCACACCCCGCATCGGGTCGACCACCGACGCGCGAAGCTCGACCGCGAGCGCACCGTCTACGAGATCTCCGCAGACCTCGACGACGACAGCCACGCCACCGTCGACGTCCACGGCGAGGGCGGCCTCTACATCAAGGAGCTCATCAGCGGCGACGAGGGCCGTACCGAACCCTCGCTTGCGGGCCTGCTCGGCGTCGAGGCGACCGTCACCGCGCTCGACGTGCTCGCCGTCGAGGGCGAGGACGAGCCGTTCGACGACCCCGACTACCTCCGATAG
- a CDS encoding DUF5812 family protein, with translation MTEKTGTFLVTEADTESAILRDVETGQIHTLSEHDGYEQGEVVDATIAPEPPMDVVWTVVEESSRRTVELVDSDLSPTKQAMEIAESQPVGEVERVERAGTGEIHVLSVPPEQVDDAVEDVLEDEETVARAARVDAVRVEVRSDPEEGVLNVRYLPD, from the coding sequence ATGACCGAGAAGACAGGGACGTTCCTCGTCACGGAGGCGGACACCGAGTCCGCTATCCTGCGGGACGTGGAGACGGGCCAGATTCACACGCTGTCGGAGCACGACGGCTACGAGCAGGGGGAGGTCGTCGACGCGACCATCGCGCCGGAGCCGCCGATGGATGTCGTCTGGACGGTCGTCGAGGAGTCGTCCCGCCGGACCGTCGAGCTGGTGGACAGCGACCTCTCGCCGACGAAACAGGCGATGGAGATCGCGGAATCGCAGCCGGTCGGCGAGGTCGAACGCGTCGAGCGCGCCGGGACGGGCGAGATACACGTGCTCTCCGTGCCGCCGGAACAGGTGGACGACGCGGTCGAGGACGTGCTCGAGGACGAGGAGACCGTCGCCCGCGCCGCCCGCGTGGACGCGGTGCGGGTCGAGGTACGGAGCGACCCGGAGGAGGGCGTGCTGAACGTGCGGTACCTGCCGGACTGA
- a CDS encoding universal stress protein produces the protein MYDDILFPTDGSDPSKEAFEYAVDLAATYGARLHVLYVADTNRDSVTTIGGEVVDALETEGERVVADVEERAREHGVEAVTEVLQGDPSTTILDYADDRGIDCIVMATRGRSGLKGLLLGSVTDRVVRQSSMPVLVVSNDE, from the coding sequence ATGTACGACGACATCCTCTTCCCGACCGACGGCAGCGACCCGAGCAAGGAGGCGTTCGAGTACGCCGTCGACCTCGCCGCGACCTACGGCGCGCGACTACACGTGCTGTACGTCGCCGACACGAACCGCGACAGCGTCACGACCATCGGCGGCGAGGTCGTCGACGCCCTCGAAACCGAGGGCGAACGCGTCGTCGCCGACGTGGAAGAGCGCGCCCGAGAGCACGGCGTCGAGGCCGTGACGGAAGTCCTGCAGGGCGACCCCTCGACGACCATCCTCGACTACGCCGACGACCGGGGAATCGACTGCATCGTCATGGCGACGCGGGGTCGCTCGGGGCTCAAGGGACTGCTGCTCGGGAGCGTCACGGACCGCGTCGTCAGACAGTCGTCGATGCCCGTGCTGGTGGTCAGCAACGACGAGTAG
- the secF gene encoding protein translocase subunit SecF — MSKFEVPEVDYTRYSNRQLAAVPLAVLAVALVVLAGWYVMFGTPVSLGTDFTGGTELTVQTDTPRGEIDQAFEAEVLSTQRIRDPTSNNPTYVVTFGSETNGTVLAQQATDNLEPACSNPENCEIVLSRQTVSPAFASGAQNTAILGLVVAFTGMSLLAFGLFRTFVPSVAIVISAFSDIVIPLAVMNLLGIELSLGTVAALLMLVGYSVDSDILLNNHILRRSGGFYESTKRAMDTGVTMTLTSISAMAVMAVTATIFGIDLMASIGVVLVLGLTADLMNTYMLNLSLLRWYKLGEVTPE, encoded by the coding sequence ATGAGCAAGTTCGAGGTACCGGAAGTCGACTACACCCGGTACTCGAACCGCCAGCTTGCGGCGGTGCCCCTCGCCGTCCTCGCCGTCGCGCTGGTGGTTCTCGCCGGGTGGTACGTCATGTTCGGAACGCCGGTGTCGCTGGGAACCGACTTCACCGGCGGGACCGAACTCACGGTACAGACGGATACGCCGCGGGGCGAGATCGACCAGGCGTTCGAGGCCGAGGTGCTGTCGACACAGCGGATCCGGGACCCAACCTCGAACAACCCGACCTACGTCGTCACCTTCGGGAGCGAGACGAACGGCACGGTGCTGGCCCAGCAGGCGACCGACAATCTGGAGCCAGCGTGTTCGAACCCCGAGAACTGTGAGATCGTCCTCTCCAGACAGACGGTGTCGCCGGCGTTCGCGTCCGGCGCACAGAACACGGCCATCCTCGGGCTCGTCGTCGCGTTCACGGGCATGAGCCTGCTCGCGTTCGGGCTGTTCCGGACGTTCGTTCCCTCCGTGGCCATCGTCATCTCCGCGTTCTCCGACATCGTCATCCCGCTGGCGGTGATGAACCTGCTGGGCATCGAGCTCTCGCTGGGGACCGTCGCTGCACTGCTGATGCTCGTCGGCTACTCGGTGGACTCCGACATCCTGCTGAACAACCACATCCTCCGCCGGTCCGGTGGCTTCTACGAGAGCACCAAGCGCGCCATGGACACCGGTGTGACGATGACGCTCACGTCGATATCCGCGATGGCGGTCATGGCCGTGACCGCGACCATCTTCGGCATCGACCTGATGGCCTCCATCGGGGTGGTGCTGGTGCTCGGGCTGACGGCCGACCTCATGAACACGTACATGCTGAATCTGAGTCTGCTTCGCTGGTACAAGCTCGGGGAGGTGACGCCGGAATGA
- the rnhB gene encoding ribonuclease HII, which yields MRFGVDEAGKGPVFGSMWAAAVVVPRADILPDGVDDSKRLSPERRETLASAIHDDDRIEVGVADITPERIDNPATDMNSLTVAAQAAALDAAAVDGARGVVDAGDTDAARFGRRVADAADGDVTVVPAHRADESDRVVAAASIVAKVERDAQMAALADEYGPVGSGYPSDGTTRKFLADYVAETGELPPFARETWSTCADALAAAEQAGLDEF from the coding sequence ATGCGATTCGGCGTCGACGAGGCCGGCAAGGGACCGGTGTTCGGCTCGATGTGGGCGGCGGCGGTGGTCGTCCCGCGGGCCGACATCCTCCCGGACGGCGTGGACGACTCGAAGCGGCTCAGCCCGGAGCGCCGCGAGACGCTGGCGAGCGCCATCCACGACGACGACCGGATCGAGGTCGGCGTCGCCGATATCACGCCCGAGCGAATCGACAACCCGGCGACGGACATGAACTCGCTGACCGTCGCGGCGCAGGCGGCGGCGCTGGACGCCGCCGCCGTGGATGGGGCCCGGGGCGTCGTGGACGCGGGCGACACGGACGCTGCCAGGTTCGGCCGACGGGTCGCCGACGCGGCCGACGGCGACGTGACGGTCGTCCCCGCACATCGCGCGGACGAGTCTGACCGCGTCGTCGCGGCGGCGAGCATCGTCGCGAAGGTCGAGCGCGACGCCCAGATGGCCGCGCTCGCCGACGAGTACGGGCCCGTGGGGTCGGGCTATCCGAGCGACGGCACCACTCGGAAGTTCCTGGCTGACTACGTCGCCGAGACGGGCGAGCTACCGCCTTTCGCCCGGGAGACGTGGTCGACGTGCGCGGACGCACTGGCCGCCGCCGAGCAAGCCGGGCTGGACGAGTTCTGA
- a CDS encoding TrkA C-terminal domain-containing protein, producing MTAVPGGTAVVAQIDLGSFDLVAETARIAALTGLATVVATAAAIVYRWYTRERVPEGVSILLGVSAVALVLNTEETLRLVMEGRDGLPAETTAIVTVATFVAAALGTGLGRRIGDGVASNAFAVTGTARLDREVSQLVRAVGRVVTVTLPDDVDDIDGYDPVDPEVKAELAGTTFVFPRRITVADLHDRVVTRLKDDYGVGHVDVELEADGTVEYLAIGSRAAGLGPTLAPGTVAVAVHADPANGASPGDMVQVWERTADEGLVRRATGELRATTEKDVVTIAVDETDAEALSDTTTYRLVTLPTEPSADREFASLLRAADETMSAVELAEGSELVGRSVADLDVTLAAIRAPDGGVTATPPRGTELVAGSTLYIVERPEALRRFEALARGEEAKPLS from the coding sequence GTGACCGCCGTTCCCGGCGGCACGGCCGTCGTCGCACAGATCGACCTCGGCTCGTTCGACCTCGTCGCCGAGACCGCGCGTATCGCTGCGCTCACCGGTCTCGCGACCGTCGTCGCGACCGCTGCGGCCATCGTCTACCGGTGGTACACCCGCGAGCGAGTACCGGAAGGGGTCTCCATCCTCCTGGGCGTCAGTGCCGTCGCGCTGGTGCTCAACACGGAGGAGACGCTCAGGCTCGTCATGGAGGGTCGCGATGGCCTCCCGGCGGAGACGACCGCCATCGTGACCGTCGCGACGTTCGTCGCCGCCGCGCTCGGCACCGGGCTCGGCCGACGAATCGGTGACGGGGTCGCGTCGAACGCCTTCGCGGTGACGGGCACTGCGCGGCTCGACCGCGAGGTCTCCCAGCTGGTGCGGGCGGTCGGCCGCGTCGTCACCGTCACGCTCCCCGACGACGTCGACGACATCGACGGCTACGACCCGGTCGACCCCGAGGTGAAGGCGGAGCTCGCGGGCACGACGTTCGTCTTCCCGCGACGCATCACCGTCGCGGACCTGCACGACCGGGTCGTCACCCGGCTGAAGGACGACTACGGCGTCGGCCACGTCGACGTGGAGCTGGAGGCCGACGGCACCGTCGAGTACCTCGCCATCGGCTCGCGTGCGGCGGGGCTCGGCCCGACGCTCGCGCCGGGCACCGTCGCGGTCGCGGTGCACGCCGACCCGGCGAACGGGGCCAGCCCGGGTGATATGGTGCAGGTGTGGGAGCGCACCGCCGACGAGGGGCTCGTCCGCCGCGCGACCGGCGAGCTCCGGGCGACGACCGAGAAGGACGTGGTCACCATCGCCGTCGACGAGACCGACGCCGAGGCGCTCTCGGACACGACGACGTACCGGCTCGTCACCCTGCCCACGGAACCGTCGGCCGACCGGGAGTTCGCGTCGCTGCTGCGTGCCGCCGACGAGACGATGAGCGCGGTCGAACTCGCCGAAGGCAGCGAGCTGGTCGGTCGGAGCGTCGCCGACCTCGACGTGACGCTGGCGGCCATCCGCGCCCCCGACGGTGGCGTCACCGCCACACCGCCCCGGGGCACCGAACTCGTCGCGGGTTCGACGCTGTACATCGTCGAGCGACCCGAGGCGCTCCGGCGGTTCGAGGCACTCGCCCGTGGCGAGGAGGCGAAACCGCTTTCCTGA
- a CDS encoding ubiquitin-like small modifier protein 1: protein MQWKLFADIAERAGTDAVTVQVPSDDPTVGDALDALFETHPELRERVLADGEPESRAGIAPDVNVLLDGADVFATADGLATEVGKGAELALFPPVSGG from the coding sequence ATGCAGTGGAAGCTGTTCGCGGACATCGCGGAACGCGCCGGCACCGACGCGGTCACCGTCCAGGTTCCGAGCGACGACCCGACCGTCGGCGACGCGCTCGACGCGCTCTTCGAGACGCACCCCGAACTCCGCGAGCGCGTGCTGGCCGACGGCGAGCCGGAGTCCCGTGCTGGCATCGCGCCGGACGTGAACGTCCTGCTCGACGGCGCGGACGTGTTCGCGACGGCCGACGGGCTGGCCACCGAGGTCGGCAAGGGGGCGGAGCTGGCGCTGTTTCCTCCGGTGAGTGGTGGGTAG